A genome region from Cutaneotrichosporon cavernicola HIS019 DNA, chromosome: 5 includes the following:
- the DYN2 gene encoding uncharacterized protein (Dynein light chain type 1) translates to MADRTPESPTHNGNEVAEAPAVIKSVDMSEDMQKVAVKVAAEALAKYTVEKDAAMIIKKEFDRLYSTTWHCVVGKHFGSFVTHETKNFIYFYLGPIAILLWKTS, encoded by the exons ATGGCCGACCGTACACCAGAGTCTCCGACCCATAATGGAAACGAGGTCGCTGAGGCACCCGCCGTGATCAAGAGTGTTGACA TGTCCGAGGACATGCAAAAGGTCGCGGTcaaggtcgccgccgaagcACTCGCGAAATACACtgtcgagaaggacgccGCCATGATCATCAAGAAGGAGTTTGACCGGCTGTACAGCACCACCTGGCACTGTGTTGTTGGCAAGCA cttcGGCAGCTTCGTCACTCACG aaACCAAGAACTTCATCTACTTCTACCTCGGCCCCATCGCCATCCTGCTCTGGAAGACGTCTTAG
- the EAF3 gene encoding uncharacterized protein (MRG) has product MAQQNNAQHQPNSFTTDEYVLAYHGPLLYEARILLAENWNESNTLLGTTGPHYFIHYKGWKQTWDEWVPEVRLLKLNESGFAKRRALLEAQTKKNRPAAVAAVEAAKGKDAKGPGKKGEGSRKRGRDTGLETETEFLKRPEVKIVIPDVLKLQLVDDWENVTKNNQLVTLPRKPHVRKMLEEYREYVNQTKKDRSTRATALLSEIIAGITLYFDKALGNNLLYRFERAQYVEQRRGANGKPMSEIYGAEHLLRLFVNFGPFIAYTNIDPESLNILREYINDIMKWMIKEQKRLFVKEYETTTTQYQNLSRT; this is encoded by the exons ATGGCGCAACAGAACAACGCCCAGCACCAGCCCAACTCGTTCACGACCGACGAGTATGTGCTGGCGTACCATGGCCCCCTCCTTTACGAAGCTCGT atcctcctcgctgagAACTGGAACGAGTCCAATACCCTTCTGGGCACGACTGGGCCCCATTATTTCATCCACTACAAGGGATGGAAGCAGAC GTGGGATGAATGGGTTCCAGAAGTGCGGCTGCTTAAGCTGAACGAGTCGGGATTCGCAAAGCGCCGggcgctgctcgaggcgcaAACGAAGAAGAACCGCCCAGCAGcagtggcggcggtggaggcggccaagggcaaggacgccaagggGCCGGGAaagaagggcgaggggagCCGGAAGCGCGGGCGGGACACTGGATTGGAGACT GAAACCGAGTTCCTCAAGCGGCCCGAGGTCAAGATTGTCATTCCCGATGTGCTCAAGCTGCAGCTGGTCGATGACTGGGAGAATGTGACGAAGAACAACCAGCTAGTAACGCTGCCGCGTAAGCCGCACGTGCGCAAGATGCTGGAGGAGTACCGGGAGTACGTCAACCAGACGAAGAAGGACCGCTCAAC ACGCGCAACGGCGCTGTTGAGTGAGATCATCGCTGGGATCACGCTTTACTTCGACAAAGCGCTGGGAAACAATCTGCTTTACCGCTTCGAAAGGGCACAATATGTCGAGCAGCGGCGCGGAGCCAACGGAAAGCCCATGTCCGAGATCTACGGGGCCGAACATCTGCTGCGCCTCTTTG TCAACTTTGGTCCGTTCATCGCGTACACGAACATCGACCCAGAGTCGCTTAACATTCTCCGCGAGTACATCAACGACATCATGAA gtgGATGATCAAGGAGCAGAAGCGTCTGTTCGTCAAGGAGTAcgagacgacgacaacaCAGTACCAGAACCTGTCGCGGACATAG